A region from the Acyrthosiphon pisum isolate AL4f chromosome A1, pea_aphid_22Mar2018_4r6ur, whole genome shotgun sequence genome encodes:
- the LOC100164430 gene encoding protein regulator of cytokinesis 1 isoform X4: MDYSMGPGTDKIRLILDEICAYSEKELQKVQRNLDVIYGTDSDEKKNGINQLHEHFKAHITSFLDEVVMESDRDKNNIIKDIEELLVEKELLEKELQMHISIDDHNDATPLIDVQINIDKSLQECRKIKEQRMLELNRLQEEEKQICQLLNEKPKYSGIKDMPSATMLENIKSHLIDLTNTQIKRRSTFAEQKSKVESLLADLGEIPILQFDKMVLGDPNQFQLSKSNLDELQKLIKRLENQTENQKCMAMELRTKLNSLWDRLQIDVSYREHFVSTKKGFGKSVIQELKLEVERCETLKKENIKQFIEKLRSELNDLWDRCHFGERQRKQCPVYYSTEYNEDVMDLLDIEVDNAKKFYNDNISIYHLFEEREHLWNKMIMMQEQANDPARLWQNRGGQLLKEEKERKIIQKELPKVERELKNQLLSYEQRENKIFYYRDERLFDFIERQWDELKSNKKILQQTKSKIQSGTKPQTPLTATRSKRKIVGTSSNQASKVRKIGMDHKAVVTPRRQLFNFHNTNVATLVPLNSTKLNEVNITTTRQHPTFHGSNDENGSVESYATFQEHLESKKHRLFTSPTTKSVLREPNATFTTPRKPLMKTPVKGSQIPIPTTPKTPLRTTPRMTPNTRTVTKLTRTINNKLPIIF, from the exons ATGGATTACTCAATGGG TCCAGGTACAGATAAAATACGACTTATACTGGATGAAATTTGTGCATATTCAGAAAAAGAACTCCAAAAAGTACAACGCAATCTAGATGTTATATATGGAACTGATTCAGATGAAAAGAAAAACGGCATAAACCAACttcatgaacattttaaagCTCATATAACT TCATTTTTGGATGAAGTTGTTATGGAATCTGACagagacaaaaataatattataaaagatattGAGGAATTGTTAGTTGAAAAGGAACTTTTAGAAAAG GAACTACAAATGCATATTTCAATTGATGACCACAATGATGCCACTCCATTGATTgatgttcaaataaatattgataaatctcTACAAGAatgtagaaaaattaaagaacagCGCATGTTAGAACTTAATAGACTTCAAGAAGAA GAAAAACAAATTTGTCAATTACTTAATGAAAAACCTAAATACTCGGGCATTAAAGATATGCCATCTGCAACAATGCTGGAAAACATCAAAAGTCATCTTATAGATTTAACAAATACTCAA ATTAAACGTCGATCTACATTTGCGgaacaaaaatcaaaagttgaatcATTACTGGCAGATCTGGGAGAAATACCAATTTTACAGTTTGATAAAATGGTGTTGGGAGATCCAAACCAGTTTCAACTGTCAAAATCGAACTTGGATGAACTTCAA aaaTTGATAAAACGCTTGGAAAATCAAacagaaaatcaaaaatgtatggcTATGGAATTAAggacaaaattaaattcattgtgGGATCGCTTACAAATTGATGTTTCTTATAGAGAACATTTTGTGAGTACAAAAAAAGGATTTGGAAAATCAGTTATAcaagag ctaaaattagAAGTTGAAAGATGTGagacattaaaaaaagaaaacatcaAACAATTTATCGAAAAGTTACGTAGTGAATTAAATGACTTATGGGATAGATGTCATTTTGGTGAACGTCAAAGAAAACAGTGCCCTGTGTATTATAGCACTGAGTATAATGAAGATGTAATGGACTTATTAGACATTGAAGTTGACAATGCTAAAAAATTCTATAATGATAACAT ttctatttatcatttatttgaaGAAAGAGAACATTTATGGAATAAGATGATTATGATGCAAGAACAAGCTAATGATCCAGCAAGACTTTGGCAAAACAGAGGTGGCCAATTActtaaagaagaaaaagaaagaaaaattatacaaaaa GAACTACCAAAAGTAGAAAGAGAACTAAAGAACCAATTGCTATCATATGAACaaagagaaaataaaatattctactatAGAGATGAAaggttatttgattttattgaaaGGCAGTGGGATGAATTAAAAAGCAATAAGAAAATTTTACAACAAACaaag tcCAAGATACAAAGTGGAACAAAGCCTCAAACGCCACTAACAGCCACTCGCAGTAAAAGAAAGATAGTCGGTACATCAAGCAACCAAGCTTCTAAGGTCCGTAAAATCGGCATGGACCATAAAGCTGTG gtTACCCCAAGAAGacaattgtttaattttcataatactaATGTAGCTACGTTAGTTCCGTTAAACTCTACCAAACTAAATGAAGTAAATATAACTACAACAAGACAGCATCCAACCTTCCATGGATCCAATGATGAAAATGGATCTGTTGAATCTTATGCAACCTTCCAG gaacATCTTGAATCCAAAAAACATAGGTTGTTTACAAGTCCAACTACTAAAAGTGTATTGAGGGAACCAAATGCAACATTTACTACACCGAGGAAACCATTAATGAAGACCCCTGTTAAAGGATCTCAAATTCCAATACCAACCACACCTAAAACGCCATTACGTACAACACCAAGAATGACGCCCAATACACGCACAGTTACCAAACTCACGCGAACTATAAATAACAAActtccaataattttttaa
- the LOC100164430 gene encoding protein regulator of cytokinesis 1 isoform X7, which translates to MCASTGRKCRDARFVSQRLFTSKTLRSSFLHKMDYSMGPGTDKIRLILDEICAYSEKELQKVQRNLDVIYGTDSDEKKNGINQLHEHFKAHITSFLDEVVMESDRDKNNIIKDIEELLVEKELLEKELQMHISIDDHNDATPLIDVQINIDKSLQECRKIKEQRMLELNRLQEEEKQICQLLNEKPKYSGIKDMPSATMLENIKSHLIDLTNTQIKRRSTFAEQKSKVESLLADLGEIPILQFDKMVLGDPNQFQLSKSNLDELQKLIKRLENQTENQKCMAMELRTKLNSLWDRLQIDVSYREHFVSTKKGFGKSVIQELKLEVERCETLKKENIKQFIEKLRSELNDLWDRCHFGERQRKQCPVYYSTEYNEDVMDLLDIEVDNAKKFYNDNISIYHLFEEREHLWNKMIMMQEQANDPARLWQNRGGQLLKEEKERKIIQKELPKVERELKNQLLSYEQRENKIFYYRDERLFDFIERQWDELKSNKKILQQTKSKIQSGTKPQTPLTATRSKRKIVGTSSNQASKVRKIGMDHKAVVTPRRQLFNFHNTNVATLVPLNSTKLNEVNITTTRQHPTFHGSNDENGSVESYATFQV; encoded by the exons ATGTGCGCTTCAACGGGACGCAAATGTCGCGATGCACGATTTGTTTCACAACGCCTCTTTACCAGCAAAACATTACG CTCGAGCTTTTTACACAAAATGGATTACTCAATGGG TCCAGGTACAGATAAAATACGACTTATACTGGATGAAATTTGTGCATATTCAGAAAAAGAACTCCAAAAAGTACAACGCAATCTAGATGTTATATATGGAACTGATTCAGATGAAAAGAAAAACGGCATAAACCAACttcatgaacattttaaagCTCATATAACT TCATTTTTGGATGAAGTTGTTATGGAATCTGACagagacaaaaataatattataaaagatattGAGGAATTGTTAGTTGAAAAGGAACTTTTAGAAAAG GAACTACAAATGCATATTTCAATTGATGACCACAATGATGCCACTCCATTGATTgatgttcaaataaatattgataaatctcTACAAGAatgtagaaaaattaaagaacagCGCATGTTAGAACTTAATAGACTTCAAGAAGAA GAAAAACAAATTTGTCAATTACTTAATGAAAAACCTAAATACTCGGGCATTAAAGATATGCCATCTGCAACAATGCTGGAAAACATCAAAAGTCATCTTATAGATTTAACAAATACTCAA ATTAAACGTCGATCTACATTTGCGgaacaaaaatcaaaagttgaatcATTACTGGCAGATCTGGGAGAAATACCAATTTTACAGTTTGATAAAATGGTGTTGGGAGATCCAAACCAGTTTCAACTGTCAAAATCGAACTTGGATGAACTTCAA aaaTTGATAAAACGCTTGGAAAATCAAacagaaaatcaaaaatgtatggcTATGGAATTAAggacaaaattaaattcattgtgGGATCGCTTACAAATTGATGTTTCTTATAGAGAACATTTTGTGAGTACAAAAAAAGGATTTGGAAAATCAGTTATAcaagag ctaaaattagAAGTTGAAAGATGTGagacattaaaaaaagaaaacatcaAACAATTTATCGAAAAGTTACGTAGTGAATTAAATGACTTATGGGATAGATGTCATTTTGGTGAACGTCAAAGAAAACAGTGCCCTGTGTATTATAGCACTGAGTATAATGAAGATGTAATGGACTTATTAGACATTGAAGTTGACAATGCTAAAAAATTCTATAATGATAACAT ttctatttatcatttatttgaaGAAAGAGAACATTTATGGAATAAGATGATTATGATGCAAGAACAAGCTAATGATCCAGCAAGACTTTGGCAAAACAGAGGTGGCCAATTActtaaagaagaaaaagaaagaaaaattatacaaaaa GAACTACCAAAAGTAGAAAGAGAACTAAAGAACCAATTGCTATCATATGAACaaagagaaaataaaatattctactatAGAGATGAAaggttatttgattttattgaaaGGCAGTGGGATGAATTAAAAAGCAATAAGAAAATTTTACAACAAACaaag tcCAAGATACAAAGTGGAACAAAGCCTCAAACGCCACTAACAGCCACTCGCAGTAAAAGAAAGATAGTCGGTACATCAAGCAACCAAGCTTCTAAGGTCCGTAAAATCGGCATGGACCATAAAGCTGTG gtTACCCCAAGAAGacaattgtttaattttcataatactaATGTAGCTACGTTAGTTCCGTTAAACTCTACCAAACTAAATGAAGTAAATATAACTACAACAAGACAGCATCCAACCTTCCATGGATCCAATGATGAAAATGGATCTGTTGAATCTTATGCAACCTTCCAGGTTTGA